The DNA window GACGGTGGCACCCTCGTAATCGAAGGCGAACCCGTTGGCGGACTGCTGCTGAATGATGACGGCGACCGCCTGCTCCAGCGTCAGGCACTCCAGGGAGTAGTCCTTGCCGTCGATCTTGTCGAACCACGCATCGGTGACCGTCACGTCCTGCGCGCAGTAGTCGTCCATTTCCTTCAGGAACGGAACGTTCGCCCAGGTGTACCCGAAGTCCTTGGGGTCGAAGTCGCCCTTGTGGATGCCGAGGCGGTAGCCCCAGGCGGCGAGCTTGTGCGTGCCGATCAGGCCCTTCTTCCGGAATTCTTCCGGCAGCTTGCCGGCGCGGAGTAGACCGAAGTCCACGTCCGCCATGTTCGTCCAGATGACGCGGGACTCCACCAGGGTGTCTCGCTGCACGGTCCCCGGGGTGGGCTTCCAACCGTACAGCTTGAAGAACACCGGATCGTCGTAGCCGACGATGTTCTGACCACCGATTGCCGGAGCGTCCGAAAGCATCTTCAGGCCGTCAGCAATGGTGCCGTCACGCGGCGTGGGGGTGCCGCAGTGGTAATGCGAGTGGTCAGTGAAGCGGTACACGCGCTTGGTGGCGCGGTCGAGGATGTTCAGACAGTGGACCTTGGTGACCTCTTCGAGGAGGCCATCGGTCTCCGCGTCATAAATGAGCATGAGGTTCCTTGGTCAGTAGCCCCCGGCGACGCGAGGGAGACGTGCGATGTAGCGATAGGCCGTGACGGTGGACACGAAGGCGCGTGGACTCAGGTACGGGCCGTCGGTGTCGTAGAGGTCGTCCTGAATCTCGTCCAGGGCTTCCGGACGATCCGGCTCCAGGTGGTCCTCCAGCGACACGTCGAGCGTGTAGCCGTAGTCCTGCACGTAGTGGTTGATGCGCTTCACCGTGCGGGGGGTGCCGTTGTTCACGAGGATCACGAGAGTCTTCGTGACGGCATCGCCGACGGCACCGTGACCGAACAACGTCCGGAGACCACCGTCGGCGTCGTACCACGCGGCCATGCGGCAGCAGCGGAAGTCGAAACGCGCGATGGTGTCTTCCGGCGTGCCGTGCATGAAGCCAATCAGGTTGAACTCCATGCCATCCACGTTCCGCTTGAACACGGCGCTGCGGCCCTTCCACTCCATGAAGGTATAGTCCCGCGAACACATGGCGACGAAGGCCGCGTCGAAGTCCTCCCGGTTCTGGAAGCACAGATCAACGTCGGCCAGCTTGGTCTTGTCGTAGTAAGCACGGAGGGCACCGCCCGCGAGGATCGCGGTACGGCGAACAGCCTCCGGCAGCTCCGCGAGCAAATGCTTCGCGTAGCGCGTGACGGTCTGAGTCATGGTTGTTCCAGTTAGAAGGCCGGACCCGGTGGAATGAACAGTTCGGGGTCAGGCAGGTTGTCCCCGGAGGGCCAGCTATCCACGAAGGTGCGGAGCATCACGAGGTTGCACATCATGTGACCGATGTGGCTCTCGCCGGATTCGGCATCAGTGGCCTCGCCGTCGATGTACTGCAAGGCGTGACGTGCGGCGCACGCCAGGGGGATATTCCAGTCCATGCCCTTGGCCCAATTCCACTCGGCGTACTTCTTCCTGCCGTAGTCGAACACCTTGGCGCACGAGGACCAATGGTCCTTCAGGTAGCCCAGGGAGCGCTCAAGGTGCGCCACGTCGCGTTTCGTCTGGAAGTCGCCAAGCGCCTCCAGGGACTTCAGTACGTCGATCATCGCGGAGCCGGGAACCAGCTTCGGCCCCAGCTCACGACGAATGGACCGCGCAATGACTGCCAGCGGGATCAGGTCGAGCGGGGCCTTGCCGGAGTTGTAGCGCGCGCCGGAGCCGCGTGCGGTGGAGTTCACGTCACCCACCGCCCCTTTCGGGGCAGTCGGCGGGAACGATGCGGTGGGGATTTTGAAACCGGGATAGACAGGTTGACGCGGGAACATGTTCTCTCTCAGAAGTCGTTGTTGGTTTCGTCGCGGAAACCGTGGTTGCTCTCTTTGCGTTCCTCTAGGGAACACTCGGTCATCCGACCGGTGCCTTGGTCGTACATCAGGCCGAGGCAGAGACCGTTGGAGTCGCCCGTGAAGCGGTCTTTCAGGACGCGCAGGATTCGTGGGGAACCCGGCTCCTGCTTGTTGCCTTCGACGGCGAAGATGAAGTGGCTCCAGAAGACGATGGAGCGCGAGCCGCGAAGGTGCTTCTCCAGCACGCGGCCACCCTCTTCGTGGGACTTACCCTCGGGCGTGGCGCAGTGGCTGATGTAGTAGAGCGTGGAGTCCAGCTCCATCATCAGCGAGGCCAGCTCGGCCATCATTCGGTCGATCTGCTTGCGCTCGTCGTCGCCTTCCATCACCGCAGCCAGGGCCGTAATGTGGTCGAGGAAGAAGTCCTGCACGCCGAACGCGTGGCGCATGTACCGCATCTGCTCGATGACACGTTCGTAGGTCAGACCGCCGAAGTGATCGAAGAGATAGACGCGGCCCTTCAGGCCACCCAAGGTGGACTTCAGCTTGTCCTTGTCGTACTCCACGCCGGGGACGTGGTAGCGCACGCCGTCGAGGACGCCAGCGATGGTCTTTGCGGTGTGATGCGGCGGTTCTTCCAGATGGAACAGACCGATCGGTCGGCGTTCCTTTTCGAGGATCGACGCCTGGACTTGCTTGAACACCGTGGTCTTACCCATGCCGGTGCCGCCTGCGAAGCCGTAGACCTCACCGCGACGGCGACCGTACGTCAACGCGTTGAGCGTCGGCCATGCCCATTGCAGCTCGGACATGCTCACGTCTTCCGCAGCCTTGTCGGCCACGTCTTCGATTGCAACGATGCCGTCCGGACGGTACTCCTTCGCACCCCAAATGGCGTCGATCACGCGGGCACCCTCGCCTGCCAAGTGCGCCTCGTTGGCGTCCTTGAAACCCGCGATGCGGGCGACCTTGCACTGGCCCGGAGCGAACAGCGGTGCGCACTCCTGCGCGGCCTTCTGCCCCACGTCGTCGTCATCGAACATCAGGACGACTTCTTGGAACTTCTGGAGCCACGTCAGCATGCCGGAGAGCGTCTTCTTCGCCGCCGGTGCGCCGTTCGGCAGAGAGACCACCGGCCACTTGTGGGACTGGAGCTGCGAGACCGTCAGTGCGTCGATTTCGCCTTCGACCACCACGACGCGCTTGCCGCCGTCGCGCCACAGCCACTGGCCGTACAGGCCGACATGCTTGAAGTCGCCGACGGTCTGGAAGGTCTTGTCCGCCCACCGCAGCTTCTGTGCAATGGGCCGGCCGGCTTCATCGCGATAGGTCGCGATCTGGCACAGCTCGTCGGTCTTGGTCTTCGGATGCGGGACGCGACCGACCGTGTAACCCCACTTCTTGCAGGTCTCTTCCGTCAACCCTCTCTTTGCGAGGGCGCGCACATCGCCGTGGTGCATCGGGCGGCTCTTCTTGCCACCCTCCTGCGCCTGCGGTGCTGCGCCCTCGCCGGGCGTGTAGTGGTTACAGACGAAGCAGTAGGCGTGTCCATCGGTGTAGAGCGCATTACCATCGCTGCTGCCACATTCATCGCAGGCACCCTTGCTTACGAGTTCGCTGTCGTTATACGTCTGTTCCACGTTGGAGATACCTCAGATGGGGTTATGGATCAGCCACTCCTGTACGTCGAAGGAGGGGCAGGCTTTGCCGGAGTTGAGTTCGCGGTGACCGACGATCCGTGCATTCGGATAGGTCTCGCGGAGGCGCTTCAGCAGGAACTTCAGCTCGTGGTACTGCTGCGGAGTGAAGTTCGCTTCGGGCTTGTTCACGTCGCGCTCGGAGACGCCGCCGACAAGGCAGATGCCGAGAGACTTGGCGTTGTAGCCCTGCGCATGCGCACCGACCACGGAGTCCTTGCGGCCCTTTTCCAAGGTGCCGTCACGACGGATCACGTAGTGGTAGCCCACGTCGTTGAAGCCGCGCTGGAGGTGCCACTGGCGGATTTCCTTCACGCCAATGTCCATGGACGGACGTGTGGCCGCGCAATGGACCACCAGATACTTCACGTTCTCGGGAGTCATGCGCCGGACACCTCAACTTCGATGCAGTCCTCTGCATCCCAGGTCTTCTCGATGTAGAACGAATGGACCAGCTTGTCGTCTGCCCATACCTGGGCATCGGTCATCGCATCGAGAACGCCCTTGGCGTAGTTGTCCACGTCAGGTGCCGGCGCAGCCAGCTTCGTGGTCTTCGGCTTGGCGACACGTACGATGATTCGCACGGCCACCGGGGTGGTGATGATCGAATCACCGGCGGTCTGCTCACGGATCATCCGCGCCAGCATCGCCTTGTATTCGGTGTATTCCTTCGGGTGGTACATGGACACGATGGCCTTGCCACCGGGTCGCGGAATCGCACGTCCACGCGGACGCGGCGTAGGCATTGCCTTCGCCTGGAGAATGAGTTGCATGGGTAGGCTCCAGAAACGCGAAAGCCCCCTTGCGGGGGCCTTCGGTTTCATCAGGGGGACTTAGAAGTCTTCTTCGGCCGAGGTGTCGCCGGCATCGCCGTCGGCATCGCTGTCGTCCACTTCACCGGCGCTGTCGTCCACGGCGTAACCACCGTCCTCGGCACCGAAGCCGTAGGCCGACGCGTTGCGCTGACCGCCGGTCACCAGCTCGATGACCTGCACAGCTTCCAGACGCAGCGTCACGCCAACTGCGTTCTCGTTGGCGGCGTAGTACGGGAACAGTTCCACGGCACACTTCACGAGGCTACCGCCGTAGATCAGCGGGGGCTTCTTGCCCAGGGACTTGCCCTGGCCGTCGAACAGCTCCGGCTTGCGCTCCCAGGTCTGGCCCGTCTTCGGACCCGACTTGTACTTGCCGCTGGCCTTCATCTTGACCTTCAGGATGATGCCGCCGGTTTCGTCGCCGGTGGCGTCGTCCAGCTCCGGTTCGCCAATATCGCGGGCGGTGATTTCCTTCGCCTTCTTCTTGGCCTTGCCGTCACCGGTCATCAGCTCGGCGCGCTTCTCTTCCAGGAATTCGTCGCGGACCTTGACGGCCAGCTCCAGAATTTCCGGCAGCGTCATGCGGGTCTTGCCCCGCAGACCGTCCACGGCCTCTTCCGGGTTCCCGTAGCGCAGCTTGGTTTCGTACACGCCATCGGCGTCGAACTTGGTGTCAGCCACGTTCAGCTTGGGGAACACTGCCGGTGCGCGCGGCAGGAGAATCTTCGGGTAGGACGGACGGTTGTTGTTTGCCATTAGGCGGTTACCTCTTCAGTTTGCGTTGCCGACTTGCGGGCGGGGCGGGTGGGAGTACGCGGAGCCGGCGTCGGAGCGGCGGATGCCTCTTCCGTGCCGTCGTCCACGATGACTTCCCCGGTCGTCACGAACGCACCACGCATCGGAACGCGGTCGATGACGAACAGGAAGGCATGCTGGGAATATTCAAAGTCCACGGTGCCGTTGATGGCTACCGTCAGGCCGCGCGTCAGGGACAGCACGGTGCCCTTCTCGTCCACCTCGGCGACCGAGACGACGGGCTGGCAGTTGCCCGCGCCGCGTTCGGCGTTGCGTGCGATGGCTTCGTGGTCCATCAGGAGAACCTTGCGGGAACCTTCGGGAAGAATCTTGGTCATGCGGTAATCAGCCTTTCGCGCAGTGCGCGGGTATAGAGAAGTTCCATGAAGGCATCGACCTGGGTCTCGCCGTTCGGGATGGTGTAGAGGACGTCCAGCTCTTCGTAGGTGATCGTCCGGGTCTCGTCCAGCATCTGCTCGGCGAACCACGTGCACGCGGCCTCGTAGTGGCAGATCAGCGCGAGCATGAAGTCGCGGGTGATGGTGACGCGGGCGGTGTACGCCTCGTCCACACTGATGTTCCTGTAGTCGGAGACCGCACGAGCGAAGCGCGTCCGTCCGTAGTTGCAGGCGTAGATGCCCTTGGCGTCGAGGTCAGGCAACGCGAACGCGTACAGGCCGTCGGCCTTATGCGTGGTAGTCATAGAAGTCCTCACCGCTGCTCTGCGCGACCGCGAACACCACCTCTTCGGCGGACATGCGGCTCAGGGTTTCGTCGGCGATGTAGCCCTTCTCGTTCAGCTCGCACAGAGCGTCAGTGACTGCACCGGTGCGCATTACAGCTTCCCGCCCAGGAGCATCATCAGGATCACCTGACGCTGACCGTCGGAGAAGTGCGGCGCACGCAGGATGCCCGGCTTACGGCGGCGGATGGCCGACGCGAGGATGCGCTTCTGCTTGCGGTTGAACGGACCACGGGTTTCGACCTGATTGGTCATGCTGCTCTCCTGTTATGCACGGCGAAGCTCGGCCTTCGCGTAATCGCGGAGTGCCTGGAGCTGATGGGTGAAGGGGGATTCGGCGTCGGCCATGGCGTTGCGTGCCACGGCCACCACGTCGTGAGGGTTGAGTTCGCACGCCTCGCTCATTGCGACGAGGGCCAGGGCGGTGCCGACCATTTGGTCAACGGGACGTGCCTGCTGAACGTGGTTCACCGCCGCGACGGCGAGTTGGCGACACGCCGGGATTGCCGGCATGCCGAGTTGGTCACGAACCTGTCGGGGTTCCATGGGTTGCTCCGTGAGTGGTCACCACGAGAACTGCGTGGCGTCGAGGTAGACCTGGGAGTGCCTGCGCATGACGCTCAGGACCGGGCGGTCGGGTGCGATGGATCGGTGGGTGAGCCGGACGAAGACGCGCCAGCCGGCCTCGGTGGCCTTGGTGCCGCGATGCGGCGTGCGCTGATTCATGGAGTACCAGTGCTGCGGCTGGATGGGCTGCGTCGGGTTGCCGTGGTCACGGATCGCCTCGGCCAATGCACGGTGGCTTACCGGCTCCTTCGACAGCGCCAAGGGTTCAGCCAGGAACTCAGTCAAGGGACCGTCGGACACCCACAGCAGCATCGGCACGGTCCACTCGTCACCGGTGAGGGAGTAGTCCACCTCGCCGTCAGCGCCGCGCGGCACGTTGTCGCAGTGCCAGTTGGGGATGCATGGGTACTGGTTCGCCATGAGCATGTGGACCTTGACGTCCACCTCCCACTCGTCCGGGTTGAACACCGGAGCGTTGTCGAAGAGCGGCTTCAGGTCCGGCATCAGTTCGCCCGCCTGCACCAACGGGCAGCGGAACAGGCCGTTGTGCATTCGCTGGATAGTGTCCTGCGGTAGGTCGAGCGGCGCGTGGCCGGCGTGGTGCGGAGTGTGGAAGTAGAACTTGCGCATGGTCTCTCCATGTGTGCGAAGGCCCGACCGAAGTGGCCGGGCGTTTGTTTGTGCGAGGGTGTGGGGTGAAACCCGGAGCTGCCGTCCATGGCAGCACTTCCACTTGTGGAAGTATCAGGCAAACAGATACAGGGAGTCCCTGACACCCTCAAGGTTGAGGTTTCCGACTGGGGGCAGCTCAGGAATCTTCTCGATCAAGTCCGGGTGGTCCTTCAGTTGTTCGATCAGCTCGTCCCGCATGTCGGCCAGCAGGTTGCCGGCGTACTGTTCAATGAACGCCTCGCGGATCACCGCGTGCAGCATGTCGGTGTCCGCCGCGTGGGTGCCGAAGGAGTCATGGATCACCGCGAGGGCGGTTAGGCCGTTCTCCTTCCCCCACAGCGCGGTCCGCATCAGGTGTGCACCGTCCAGGCTGTGAACGTAGTTCGGGGCCACGCTGCTTGCCTGCTTCCGACCGTCGATCTTGTCGGTGTCGGTGACGAGGGTCAGGGTGACGCGCTTGCCGTCCACAAACGTCTCGATGCGCTGGCCCTCTTCGACCCAATACGCCTGACGCACCGGCAGACCCATTGGGGTCGTCCAGCGCATCGGCTGATTGGTCGCTGAGATTACCTTGGAGGCGGACTGCACCCAGGTCATCGCGCCGCGAGCTGCGACCACGATTTCGCCCAGCGCTTCCCAAATCACGTCGGCGGCGTACACGGACGACTTGAACACGTGTGCGTCCTTGCCCAAGTAGTCCTCGCCCTCCCCCTTCACGGCCTTGGCAATCATCTTCGCCATGCCCAGCTTGGTGGCCGCGTAGCACAGCGTCATCGTCGGCTGCTTGGCGATGGACCGCTTGAACTTGCCGTTCCAGGCGACGCTGAACTCCGGCTGCTTCTCCAAGCGTCCGTCGGACAGCTCCTGGCCCTTGTTCGACACCTGGGTGTAGATATCGCCGGGCTTGTCCTGCGGCACGAGGTTCACCGCAGCGCCGCCCACCGGGTCGCGCAGCAGGGCCGAGAAGTGCTGAAGGCCAGAACAGGAACCGTCCATGTGGATCGGCAGACGGGACACGTGCCCTTCCCCGTTGTAGGTGTAGGACACGAACTCCATGCACGCCGCCAGTGCCGACACCGGGCTGTCTGCGGTCTCCCAAAAGCGCTCGCCGTCGCGCGGGTCCAGGCCGCTGTCCAGCAGCTTGTCCGCGTTCTCTTCGACCCACTTGATGCGGTCCGCGAAGGACACCTTATCTACACCGAACAGGTTGGCGATGTGGACCTTGAGCCAGTACGCGCCCCGGGCACCCAGCGGCTTGCCTTCGGCGAACTGCAAGAGACCCTTGGCAACGTCGTCGCCCTGCGGGTTGAGGTAGGCGGCGAACGGATAGACGCGGCCCCGGAAGTCGAGGCTGTGCGGGAAGTAGATAGCCTCTTCCGGCGCGAACCGGTCGGCCACGTACAGCTTCTGTGCCATCTGCACGCGCTGGCTGGCCCGATGCTCGTTCTCTTCGTAGACGGCGGCAGCGGCCATCTTCCATTCCTTCAGGGCTTCCTGCTGGTCCAGCGTGAGCTGGGCGACAGGGACACCTTCGGGTACATCATAGGGACGCGGCGGCAGGGGTTCGTCCCGGCGCTGAACGAGGGCCGGCGAGTTCTCCTGCGCGTCCCACATATCGCGGATCACGTCGAGGACACGCGTATTGATCTGCCACGGGGTTGACTGGATGGCGTTGATGGACTCGTAGACCTGGCTCAGGTCCGCGTTCTTCAGGTCGTCAAGGTACTCCCGGCTGTTGGTCCGGACGAGGCGCGGGTTCAGCACCTGGGTCACGTAGCCGCCGTGGTACGGCGAGGTCCAGTCACGCGGCGGGTGGACCATGGGGAGGTGGATCGGGCACAGCAAGGCGCACTTGGCGTGGGCCTTCTCCAGCTCGGCCAGATGCTCCGGGGTGAAGTGGAGCTTGATGGGGGTATTGGCGGACCCGTCGGTCATACGGGCCGCAACCACCATGCCGGTGGCCTCAATGAACAGGTCCAGCAGCTTCTTCCCCACCAGCAGCTTCTCCCGCTCGTCCCATGACACGGCGCGCTTGCCGTGCTTGGCGATCACGCGCTGGAAGACGGCGCTGCGGTGCCGGCCGCTGGTGGACTTCTTCAGTTGCTCCGAAACCTTGTGGAAGAGGCCGGGCTGGCTGTCAGCCATCAGCTTGATATCGAGGTGCGCCTGAATGGCGTTACCGATGCTCAAGGCGACCGCCTGAAGCATCCGGGCATCCGCTGCGCCGTTGATGGCACACCGGGCGGTCAGGTAGGCCGCTTCCTCGGGGTCGATCCGGGCCACGTAAGGCAGCGCGTTATGACGCGGGCCGCTCTTACCGGTCTCGGCCTCTTCAATGAACTGGACGATGCGCTCGGCGGTCGGCAGGACGGCCTTCCGCAGCATGCTCACACCCGGGCGAGTCTCGGCTTCCTGCCCAGCTTCATGAGACTTCTCGTATGCCTGTGCACCGAGGGCCAGGGACTCAGCCTCCAGCTCCACCTGCCGTGCGAACAGGGGGGTCTCACTTAGGTTGCTCTTAATGTTCACTTTAGGTTTCTCTTAAGGTTTAGGGCTTCGCCCGAGGGTGTGGGGTGAAACGCAGAGGCCCCGTGGAAGTAGTTCCACTTGTGGAAGCTCCGGACAAAAAAAGGGCGAACCGGGTGTGCCAAACCGCTGGCACACTCAGCTCGCCTCAGAGGAAATGTGTGGCACACCGGCCGTTTTATGTGCCAGATGTGCCACGGGGACTTACGCTATGTCATTGAACTGCCTAGCTTTAAAGAGGATCGAGTCCCACCTTCGGCACCATGGAAATGAAAAGGCCAGATCGAAAGATCTGGCCTTTTGTTTTTCAATCCAGCCTCATTGGCCCGTAACGACCATCAACTTTCCTGCGACGTCACTTACCGAAGATGTAACGCGTGCGAGCCTCCAGGGACCACTCACCCAGCATTCGATCACCCCCCTCCTGCACATGGCTGAGGGGGCGCGGTCCCTGGGTGATGTCACGGCCAGCTGCCCGCATCGCAGACTTGCTCAAAGACGGATCGTAAAGCACGCGGTGAACCGCTTCGGCCACCATCTGTCTTGTGCTTTTACCTGCTGTCATCGGCACTCTCCACCGCAGAATCCGTAACGATGCTAGCACCGATGCCAACTGGCGAACGATCGTTCAGGACAAGAAACGCGACCAGGAAAAGCAACGAACCGAACAAGATCGAGCTCGCAATGCCCCCGGCCACGCTCAATCCAAACTGCGGCCAGAACCGCCGCCCCTGACGTATTTCCCCCATCAGCGCAGAGTGCTCAACGTCCTTCCGGACCGATTCGGAAAACGCAGCCTGAACCAAATCTGCGTGGTTCTTCAGAATCGCCTCTGCAACACCCTGAGACCTGACGAGTGCAGCCGCAGGCAGGGCCTCGTACCAGCCCCGAACCTCATCATCAGTTGCGCCCCGTCCCATGTGCTCGGCGTGATGCTTCATCCACTCAAACTTCTGCTCCTCAACTACCGCATATGTAAGGAGGCTGAGTAGCCAACTTCCAGGAAGGTCCTGCATCAACTGGTCGTAGATCTCTATCGAACCCGTGAACCGCGCCATGGATACTCCCGAGATTGGATGAATCCATGGTTACACGCGCGAAGTCGGCATCGAAGCTGATCGACGCCGAACACAACGTCAGAGTTCCCGTACATCACTGTAGGCAAAACGCTACGGCGTCAGTAGAAGAAACGAAATCAACGCCTCCGCGCCACCACCGGCACACCCGCCTGCGCCGCCAGCGCACGTGACAGTTCCTGCGCTGGCAGGATGTTGAACAGGCGCGAGTAAAGCGCGGCCATGCGCCCCAGATCCCACACCCCGAAGCGGGCGCAGATGCCGGTCACGGTGTCGCCAGGGCGGGCACTGCGCAGCGCGCTGCGGATCGCATGCAGGCGCTCCACCACATAGAACTGGCGCGGGGCCATGCCGAAGGCGTCGCCGAACGCGCGGTTCAATGACCGCTGCGAAGCCCCCACCGCGAACGGAATGTCCGAGAACGGCACCTCGCCGCGCAGGCTGCGCTGGATGTGGTCAATTCCGCGGCGCACGATCTCCTTGCGCGGCAGCGGTGGCCGACCGCGCCGGCTGGCTGCAAGCGAGGGACACACCGGCAGCGGCCGGCACTGCAGCACCGCCGTAGTGATCTGTGCAGCAAAGGCCTGCTGGGCAGCCGGCTCGGCAAACGCCTCCGGGTTCTCTGCATGCACGTCGAAGGCGCGCTGGGTCAGCGCCACCA is part of the Stenotrophomonas oahuensis genome and encodes:
- a CDS encoding dATP/dGTP diphosphohydrolase domain-containing protein codes for the protein MFPRQPVYPGFKIPTASFPPTAPKGAVGDVNSTARGSGARYNSGKAPLDLIPLAVIARSIRRELGPKLVPGSAMIDVLKSLEALGDFQTKRDVAHLERSLGYLKDHWSSCAKVFDYGRKKYAEWNWAKGMDWNIPLACAARHALQYIDGEATDAESGESHIGHMMCNLVMLRTFVDSWPSGDNLPDPELFIPPGPAF
- a CDS encoding toprim domain-containing protein, giving the protein MEQTYNDSELVSKGACDECGSSDGNALYTDGHAYCFVCNHYTPGEGAAPQAQEGGKKSRPMHHGDVRALAKRGLTEETCKKWGYTVGRVPHPKTKTDELCQIATYRDEAGRPIAQKLRWADKTFQTVGDFKHVGLYGQWLWRDGGKRVVVVEGEIDALTVSQLQSHKWPVVSLPNGAPAAKKTLSGMLTWLQKFQEVVLMFDDDDVGQKAAQECAPLFAPGQCKVARIAGFKDANEAHLAGEGARVIDAIWGAKEYRPDGIVAIEDVADKAAEDVSMSELQWAWPTLNALTYGRRRGEVYGFAGGTGMGKTTVFKQVQASILEKERRPIGLFHLEEPPHHTAKTIAGVLDGVRYHVPGVEYDKDKLKSTLGGLKGRVYLFDHFGGLTYERVIEQMRYMRHAFGVQDFFLDHITALAAVMEGDDERKQIDRMMAELASLMMELDSTLYYISHCATPEGKSHEEGGRVLEKHLRGSRSIVFWSHFIFAVEGNKQEPGSPRILRVLKDRFTGDSNGLCLGLMYDQGTGRMTECSLEERKESNHGFRDETNNDF
- a CDS encoding N-acetylmuramoyl-L-alanine amidase, with protein sequence MTPENVKYLVVHCAATRPSMDIGVKEIRQWHLQRGFNDVGYHYVIRRDGTLEKGRKDSVVGAHAQGYNAKSLGICLVGGVSERDVNKPEANFTPQQYHELKFLLKRLRETYPNARIVGHRELNSGKACPSFDVQEWLIHNPI
- a CDS encoding RusA family crossover junction endodeoxyribonuclease — its product is MQLILQAKAMPTPRPRGRAIPRPGGKAIVSMYHPKEYTEYKAMLARMIREQTAGDSIITTPVAVRIIVRVAKPKTTKLAAPAPDVDNYAKGVLDAMTDAQVWADDKLVHSFYIEKTWDAEDCIEVEVSGA
- a CDS encoding DNA-directed RNA polymerase is translated as MNIKSNLSETPLFARQVELEAESLALGAQAYEKSHEAGQEAETRPGVSMLRKAVLPTAERIVQFIEEAETGKSGPRHNALPYVARIDPEEAAYLTARCAINGAADARMLQAVALSIGNAIQAHLDIKLMADSQPGLFHKVSEQLKKSTSGRHRSAVFQRVIAKHGKRAVSWDEREKLLVGKKLLDLFIEATGMVVAARMTDGSANTPIKLHFTPEHLAELEKAHAKCALLCPIHLPMVHPPRDWTSPYHGGYVTQVLNPRLVRTNSREYLDDLKNADLSQVYESINAIQSTPWQINTRVLDVIRDMWDAQENSPALVQRRDEPLPPRPYDVPEGVPVAQLTLDQQEALKEWKMAAAAVYEENEHRASQRVQMAQKLYVADRFAPEEAIYFPHSLDFRGRVYPFAAYLNPQGDDVAKGLLQFAEGKPLGARGAYWLKVHIANLFGVDKVSFADRIKWVEENADKLLDSGLDPRDGERFWETADSPVSALAACMEFVSYTYNGEGHVSRLPIHMDGSCSGLQHFSALLRDPVGGAAVNLVPQDKPGDIYTQVSNKGQELSDGRLEKQPEFSVAWNGKFKRSIAKQPTMTLCYAATKLGMAKMIAKAVKGEGEDYLGKDAHVFKSSVYAADVIWEALGEIVVAARGAMTWVQSASKVISATNQPMRWTTPMGLPVRQAYWVEEGQRIETFVDGKRVTLTLVTDTDKIDGRKQASSVAPNYVHSLDGAHLMRTALWGKENGLTALAVIHDSFGTHAADTDMLHAVIREAFIEQYAGNLLADMRDELIEQLKDHPDLIEKIPELPPVGNLNLEGVRDSLYLFA
- a CDS encoding AraC family transcriptional regulator — protein: MPSLTFPDFEAYSNAVNGIDGEMRVTGRSDAAWVLSTLEIGDIGVLHGMDGASVTYRGALHAARFGVYLSLPGSDTELEGEQVGDDGYIWMAPRQEMQGFTRVPARFLGVDLAEARVLGQAVRMGLDTQALYRTTHVRSNPQAVAEVVALTQRAFDVHAENPEAFAEPAAQQAFAAQITTAVLQCRPLPVCPSLAASRRGRPPLPRKEIVRRGIDHIQRSLRGEVPFSDIPFAVGASQRSLNRAFGDAFGMAPRQFYVVERLHAIRSALRSARPGDTVTGICARFGVWDLGRMAALYSRLFNILPAQELSRALAAQAGVPVVARRR